Proteins found in one Amycolatopsis aidingensis genomic segment:
- the paaD gene encoding 1,2-phenylacetyl-CoA epoxidase subunit PaaD — protein MVTLTDARSIAETVTDPELPMVTLADLGVLREVSVVGGKVIVSITPTYTGCPAMDTMRDDLVRALTEAGYVEVEVRTVLHPPWSTDWITAAGRRKLAEAGIAPPGSAPERGGGPVPLNLAPPVRRVRCPRCESPETELLSEFSATACKSLRRCVVCREPFEHVKEI, from the coding sequence ATGGTGACCCTGACCGACGCCAGGTCGATCGCCGAGACGGTGACCGACCCGGAGCTGCCGATGGTGACCCTCGCCGACCTCGGCGTGCTGCGTGAAGTGTCCGTCGTGGGCGGAAAAGTGATCGTGTCGATCACACCGACCTACACCGGCTGTCCTGCCATGGACACCATGCGCGACGACCTGGTGCGGGCGCTGACCGAGGCCGGGTACGTCGAGGTCGAGGTGCGCACGGTGTTGCACCCACCGTGGTCGACCGACTGGATCACCGCGGCTGGCAGGCGCAAGCTCGCCGAGGCGGGTATCGCGCCCCCTGGAAGCGCGCCGGAGCGGGGCGGCGGTCCGGTGCCGCTGAACCTGGCGCCTCCGGTGCGGCGGGTGCGCTGCCCCCGCTGCGAGTCACCGGAAACCGAACTGCTCTCGGAGTTCAGCGCCACGGCCTGTAAGTCGCTGCGCCGGTGCGTGGTATGCCGGGAACCCTTCGAACACGTGAAGGAAATCTGA
- the paaA gene encoding 1,2-phenylacetyl-CoA epoxidase subunit PaaA produces MNDLERHFERTLEKDQRLEPRDWLPDGYRKTMIRQIAQHAHSEIIGMQPEGNWITRAPSLRRKAILLAKVQDEAGHGLYLYSAAETLGADRTDLTERLISGRQKYSSIFNYPTLTFADVGVIGWLVDGAAICNQVPLCRSSYGPYARAMIRICKEESFHQRQGYELLMTMMRGTPEQREMVQDATDRYWWPSLMMFGPPDGDSPNTEQSMAWKIKRHTNDELRQRFVDMTVPQAQALGVTLPDPELKWNADRGHYDFGEIDWAEFKEVLRGNGPCNAQRVERRRRAHEDGAWVREAAATHAAKHASTEAAA; encoded by the coding sequence ATGAACGATCTGGAACGCCATTTCGAGCGCACCCTGGAGAAGGACCAGCGGCTGGAGCCGAGGGACTGGCTGCCGGATGGCTACCGCAAGACGATGATCAGGCAGATCGCGCAGCACGCGCATTCGGAGATCATCGGCATGCAGCCGGAGGGCAACTGGATCACTCGCGCGCCTTCGTTGCGCCGCAAGGCGATCCTGCTGGCCAAGGTGCAGGACGAGGCCGGGCACGGGCTGTACCTCTACTCCGCGGCGGAGACCCTCGGCGCCGACCGCACCGACCTGACCGAGAGGTTGATCAGCGGGCGGCAGAAGTACTCCTCCATCTTCAACTACCCGACCCTGACCTTCGCCGATGTCGGAGTGATCGGCTGGCTGGTGGACGGGGCGGCGATCTGCAACCAGGTTCCGTTGTGCCGCAGCAGTTACGGCCCCTATGCGCGGGCGATGATCCGGATCTGCAAGGAGGAGTCCTTCCACCAGCGGCAGGGCTACGAGCTGCTGATGACCATGATGCGCGGCACGCCGGAGCAGCGGGAGATGGTGCAGGACGCCACCGACCGGTACTGGTGGCCCTCACTGATGATGTTCGGCCCGCCAGACGGCGACTCGCCGAACACCGAGCAGTCCATGGCCTGGAAGATCAAGCGGCACACCAACGACGAGCTGCGTCAGCGGTTCGTGGACATGACCGTGCCGCAGGCGCAGGCACTCGGCGTCACCCTGCCCGACCCCGAACTGAAATGGAACGCCGACCGCGGGCACTACGACTTCGGCGAGATCGACTGGGCGGAGTTCAAGGAGGTGCTGCGCGGCAACGGCCCATGCAACGCGCAGCGGGTGGAACGCCGCCGCCGGGCGCACGAGGACGGCGCCTGGGTGCGCGAGGCCGCAGCCACGCATGCCGCCAAGCACGCGAGCACGGAGGCCGCCGCATGA
- the paaB gene encoding 1,2-phenylacetyl-CoA epoxidase subunit PaaB, which produces MTEGDNARASWPLYEVFVRGKRGLNHVHVGSLHAADDQMALRNARDLYTRRNEGVSIWVVRAADITASSPDEKDPFFAPSGDKVYRHPTFYEIPDDVPHI; this is translated from the coding sequence ATGACGGAAGGTGACAACGCGCGAGCATCGTGGCCGCTGTATGAGGTGTTCGTGCGGGGTAAGCGCGGGCTGAACCACGTGCATGTCGGCTCGCTGCATGCGGCCGACGACCAGATGGCGCTGCGCAACGCCCGCGACCTCTACACCCGGCGCAACGAGGGCGTGAGTATCTGGGTGGTGCGGGCCGCCGACATCACCGCGTCCAGCCCGGACGAGAAGGACCCGTTCTTCGCGCCAAGCGGGGACAAGGTCTACCGGCACCCGACGTTCTACGAGATCCCCGACGACGTCCCGCATATCTGA
- the paaC gene encoding 1,2-phenylacetyl-CoA epoxidase subunit PaaC, translating into MSFDNAYEAITEENDSRWAFGTGFEDPLSGVDTTVPSDVDGTDLAAYCLMLGDDALVMSHRLQEWCTQAPELEDEVALANIGLDLLGQARLLLARAGKADGTGRGEDHFAFFRAEHEFRNVRLVEPENGDFAHSMARLLVFSTWRLALLSGLTGSGDPVLAAIAGKGVKEVAYHRDYAAQWVVRLGDGTELSRQRMQAGLDAVWPLVAELFVPHEIELRLAEAGIGVDPAGLRAEFDQVLAQVLPAATLERPEGGELGRVAGKAGRDGVHTETMGYLLAELQSVARAHPEATW; encoded by the coding sequence ATGTCTTTTGACAACGCCTACGAGGCGATCACCGAGGAGAACGACTCCCGCTGGGCCTTCGGCACCGGGTTCGAGGATCCGTTGTCCGGAGTGGACACCACAGTTCCGTCTGATGTGGATGGAACGGACCTGGCAGCCTACTGCCTGATGCTCGGGGATGACGCACTGGTCATGTCGCACCGGTTGCAGGAGTGGTGCACCCAGGCGCCGGAGCTCGAGGACGAGGTGGCACTGGCGAACATCGGGCTGGACCTGCTCGGCCAGGCACGATTGCTGCTGGCAAGGGCCGGGAAGGCGGACGGCACCGGGCGGGGGGAGGACCACTTCGCGTTCTTCCGCGCCGAGCACGAGTTCCGGAACGTGCGGCTGGTGGAGCCGGAGAACGGGGACTTCGCCCACTCGATGGCGCGGCTGCTGGTGTTTTCCACCTGGCGGCTGGCCCTGCTGAGCGGGCTGACCGGCTCCGGCGACCCCGTGCTGGCCGCGATCGCGGGCAAGGGGGTCAAGGAGGTCGCCTACCACCGCGACTACGCCGCGCAGTGGGTCGTCCGGCTCGGCGACGGTACCGAGCTGTCCCGGCAGCGCATGCAGGCCGGGCTGGACGCGGTGTGGCCGCTGGTCGCCGAGCTGTTCGTGCCGCACGAGATCGAGCTGCGGCTGGCCGAGGCCGGGATCGGGGTGGACCCGGCCGGGTTGCGGGCCGAGTTCGACCAGGTGCTGGCGCAGGTGCTGCCCGCGGCCACCCTGGAGCGGCCAGAAGGCGGCGAGCTGGGCCGGGTCGCGGGGAAGGCGGGCCGGGACGGGGTGCACACCGAGACCATGGGGTACCTGCTGGCCGAGCTGCAGAGCGTGGCCAGAGCACATCCGGAGGCGACATGGTGA
- the paaE gene encoding 1,2-phenylacetyl-CoA epoxidase subunit PaaE, with protein sequence MTAPVQTRRRSGFHSLTVAEVRRLCPDAVAVTFEVPPELAAEFEFRPGQSLTLRRIVDGREERRNYSICAPSGDRLRIGVREVPGGLFSGWLVHEVRPGDQIEVQPPAGSFTPDLDEPGHHVLVAAGSGITPVLSIAASLLRNPQVTVTLLYGNRRADTVMFADDVADLKDRWPSRLELVHVLSREPREAELFTGRLDPAKLRALLGTLIPAERVTHWWLCGPHPMVTAAQEVLAEADVPRERVHTELFYVDDVPPDPVRREDAEPEGSGSEVTVLLDGRATTVALPPDTTVLEGAQRARPDLPFACKGGVCGTCRAMVVDGEVRMRRNFALEESEVAAGFVLTCQSLPVSEQVKVDYDA encoded by the coding sequence ATGACCGCGCCCGTGCAAACCCGCCGCCGCAGCGGGTTCCACTCGCTGACCGTCGCCGAGGTACGGCGGCTGTGCCCGGACGCGGTGGCGGTGACCTTCGAGGTGCCACCGGAACTGGCCGCGGAGTTCGAGTTCAGGCCAGGGCAGTCGCTGACCCTGCGCCGCATCGTGGACGGCCGGGAGGAACGGCGCAACTACTCCATCTGCGCCCCGTCCGGTGACCGGTTGCGGATCGGCGTGCGCGAGGTTCCGGGAGGTCTGTTCTCCGGCTGGCTGGTGCACGAGGTGCGGCCTGGCGACCAGATCGAGGTGCAGCCGCCCGCCGGGAGCTTCACCCCGGACCTCGACGAGCCGGGGCACCACGTGCTCGTCGCCGCGGGCTCCGGGATCACCCCGGTGCTGTCCATCGCGGCCTCCCTGCTGCGCAACCCGCAGGTCACCGTCACCCTGCTGTACGGGAACCGGCGGGCCGACACGGTGATGTTCGCCGACGACGTCGCCGACCTGAAGGACCGCTGGCCGAGCAGGCTGGAACTGGTGCACGTGCTGTCCAGGGAACCGCGTGAGGCCGAGCTGTTCACCGGACGGCTGGATCCGGCCAAGCTGCGCGCGCTGCTCGGCACCCTGATTCCCGCCGAGCGGGTGACGCACTGGTGGCTGTGCGGGCCGCATCCGATGGTGACCGCCGCACAGGAGGTGCTCGCCGAGGCCGATGTCCCGCGCGAGCGGGTACACACCGAACTGTTCTATGTGGACGACGTGCCGCCGGATCCGGTGCGCCGCGAGGATGCCGAGCCCGAAGGTAGCGGTAGCGAGGTGACCGTGCTGCTGGACGGCCGCGCCACCACGGTCGCGCTGCCGCCGGACACCACCGTGCTGGAGGGTGCCCAGCGCGCCCGCCCTGACCTGCCCTTCGCCTGTAAGGGCGGGGTGTGCGGAACCTGCCGGGCGATGGTGGTGGACGGGGAGGTGCGCATGCGGCGCAACTTCGCGCTGGAGGAGTCCGAGGTCGCTGCAGGCTTCGTGCTGACATGCCAGTCCCTCCCGGTCAGCGAGCAGGTCAAGGTCGATTACGACGCCTGA